ttctttgattCTCTCCTATTCCATCAGATATCTAattagatatttatatatatatatttacatatatatttatatatgcacgcACACCATAGTAATCTTATTTGACAGTGCATATTACATCATCTAACAAATTAAATTAATCAGTGTACTATAGAAACTTATGGCAATATCAGTTATTTAAAAGTTACTactcaaaataattaaaataatcaaaataattaaataattaaaaaaattaaattaatgaataaTTTAATCTCTTTACACTGTATAAGCATTTGCCTACATGATAAATCCTCTGTATCAACACTTGAAATTTACATGTTAGCATTACTGACACTTCAGCTGTCTGTCACAGTACTTTTTATTCCCAGATTTGATAAGTCACCTCTGATTAAGCCACATGTAAATGCTAAATACTTAGGTGCATGATCTAAGTATGGCTTTCTTGCAGACATCTAACACTGGAGTAGAAATTTGTTGTCTTAATGCACATGGATGCCCTGATGATATATCCTTAGATTATCAACTTGTTTCTTGAAAACAGTGGTCCAAAAATCTTTGCAAATGAACTTCATAATATCTAACACATTCTTAAACCTTTCAGTGTCCTTTGTAAAACTTTCTATCAATCCTTGCTCCACACTAAAACCTGTGTTCTCTGGCTTAGTAATGTGTCTTTCATTTTCTACCTCTCCTTGATTTGTAGCCTTGTAGATGCCAGTCACCATCTCATGTTGTGGAGAAGCAAGTAGAACTCCTTGTCTGCGATTTCCAGCTTATTCTCTTGGGTTCCCAAGACCCTGGGAGGGCAGAGGTCAGACCTGGGCATGACTGTTGCTGCTGTGAATGCAACTATCTGGGAGCTATTGCCTAGCCCCACAGCACCAGAGCCTGGTTCCAAGAACACCTGGAAGTGGGGGCATCACCACGTCCTCTGAGACATCTGCACCTAGGCACAGAGCCCAGCTGTAGGTCTCTACGTGGTTAATTTCCACTAGATACAATAGttttgaaagaatggaagaatgtAGAGATTGGTGACTTATTACATCTTTAAGATTTGTTGCTTCCTGTAACAACAAGGACCcaggcatacacaggagggcctgctgtacaggttcttggatctgcttttctagaaggaaagcaacttttgaggggtcaacaattactttaatcaaacacttATATTATTTActcagttcaggggaaaaagtcagcaccctgatcttcagagaaaatacaaacagagaattAAAGACctacagacagggcttccaactgtctgaccataagcaatacatacatcacagatcaacagacagatccaaccaACCATCtaaccattacattcatacatagttaccagagaaagatgCACCAACATCTAGGTGTTCAAAGCTGgtgggctccttagcagctacccagagtctcattagtccaaacaaacatttccaatgagtaagctcccaaagcaaaacctcagtTCAGAGTATTTAtgacttttcagagccagagggcaccaccttctgacccagtgcctcagtagaaattaacaaaaggtattgaggcctattaagaggcagggaagatctttaactcttcccctcacccaccattaaccttacttACATTAACATTATGCTTCCATCTGAACTATTGCTGAGATTAcccaaatttgtattttatccaagtCACAAAGATTGACTTCGTTGGTTAGCTATCTCTGCATAGACATAGCTTTAGCACAAGCAAAGTTTTATTTACAAAGCAAGTTTGACAcaaggggaattttttttaaccaaataataAAGGTGCTGATTGCATTAGGATTTGGCAAGCTCTTTTGTTCCTGGAATCTTGGCCAGACAAAGCATCTGGAGACATGAAAACTTCTTCCCACCCTTCTTCCCACTACCAAGTGGTTCCTCTATGAAAAGGGTGGAGGAGAATTTGGTCATTGTGTTGGAAGCTTTTAGGCTCAGGCAAGAAGTATGAATAGATGACCAAAGGGATGTTTTCCACATCCCATTTAGTCAGGCCAGGCTTTCTACTATGTTATACTCAGTAGTGGCTGGTGTGTTTGATGGGTACCTCTCCTTACTTTCCTCTTACCAGTTCTCTCCCCAGTCCCAGCTCTCTCCCTAGTGATATACCAATTATTTTTTAGTTCTGCTTCTCAAACTTGTTTTTCAAGCAGGATAGAATGTGAAAATAACCCTCTTTTCCATCATGCTGTCTACTATGTATTGCGGATCTGAGGTTAAATTAAACTTTTATCTACACAGATCTCTGCAGCTGGGATTATTGGCGCCATACTGAGTCACGGATAGCAGTGAGATATGCATGACTGGAAGAGGTCATGCATGGAAGTCCAATAAATGGGTCAGATAAATGATGCAGTTAAGCAAAACATGAAGTCAGGTCTTTggaaggagatttgttctgtgaagtctggattcagtcaaaggaccgcacttgaggacctagagggccacatgtggctttgagactacaggttccccacccctgggtaaGATTAAAAGAAGCAGTCAAATATCACAAATCTAGTCAGTCCTCCAGGCAGGGACTACAAtttgggaggaaggaaacaagaagtGAAAAAGCATTATCCAAGTCTCTTCCTAAAGATATCTAGATATGGAAAGCTCTTTAGCTCCCAGGGTTGCCCATTCCACATttgaataatttaataattaagaagtatttttaaatatcaaactGTAATTTAAGCTCATTTTTTCCCAAAGAGTCCCCACAAAagcataaatgcttttttaactttttaaaaattaatttttacagTTAACATGcattcatttcccttcctttctataCTTCCCCACCTGTCCCcttgaaaaagagaaagtaaaaacaaaatccttgcaaTCCACAGACACAGCCAAGCAAAGCAGATGCCCTTCTTGGCCAAAGCAGAACTTTTCTTCTGCatgattatttttcagttatttgaagGCAACTATTATCTACTCAACATTTTTCCAGCTTGTCCCCAAAGATATCGTGAGGAAATCAGAGGACAATAGTGGTTTGGAAGTGAATCCTATTCCTGACTGAGGCAGGGACAAAAATGTTAGGATGACCTCTTAATTGGGCTTTGAGATTTCAAATTTAGTAGgggtattgttattttttaattgttttttttttaagttgttaagTACTTCTTTGTAATCTACACTGAAATCCAaatggtctaccagaaaaaggcCTGGACTTTGAGCAGAAGACCTGAAGTTTAGTTCAGAATGGCAGAAATACATTGAGGTAACCTTGGACAATTTAGCACATGCACTAAtgtactgtgtgaccttgggcaattcaacATCTCTGGGTCCTggtctatttatctattttattcccAGACCTATATTTGATTGACGTAAATATTCTCAATAAAGAAATCCCCTCTACCAATGTAAATCCACAACTACTGaaatttaaagtcttagaaaaGTTGCCTGGGCACTAAGAGGTAAAGTAACTAGCCAAACATTTTTTATTAGCTAATAAAAGCAACTAGATGGACctggtggatagagctctgggcctggaatcaggaaagatctgagttcaaatctaggttcatacactagttgtgtgaccctggacaagctacTTGTCCTCTGTcaccctcagttttttcacctgtaaaatgaagatgataatagtacctcctTCGCATGTTTATTGTGGCCAAATCAAATTATATAACATTAGTAAAGGATTCTCAAAACTTTAAGAGCTAGATAAATGACATCTatgattaataattaaataattagtaAAGTTAGCCtcacaatttataaaataatgatttaatattaataatggtAATTAGTAACTGATATTATTAATTACTAATACCAATAACttaactcaggtttttctgactttaaaACCAGTTCTTTATCTATTCTCCCTTACTGATTAATTGTATTCACCCTTTCTAGTCCCAGTGATTATATGAGTATGTATGAGGATATTATATGAGGGATAATAAATGTCAAAGCCcctaaaaaagataaaatcaatGGTCAAGTACAATTGCTGTTaaccataattttaaaaagggagatTAGTCAATTTGATCTGATGCCAGCATGTAAAAAGCTACCTCCCCCTCACTTCCTCTTCCTACCTTGACTTTCCTTAGTGGAGAGAAAGGCCCATTTCTCTCCTATAGttaataaaatgtttcttttttagtCACACTTTATTCATATGATCTATTgtgttttgactgagggaggggaggattCTGAGCCCCTCTTTAATATGTTTCAGCCCTATATCACTTTAATTCTAGGTTTCCaaattttaaaggagaaattaaataaaGTCACATTGTAATGGGGGGAAGAAGAAGTCTGGTATGGAAGCTTCCTCAGCTCAGACAGATGGTGAAGAAGGCTTCAGCTGTGAAGGGGAGGGAATCTTAAATGATTCAGGACATAGACAAGAGAGCCCCCAGGGGAGGTGGGTGGGGAACCTTGTGAGGGAGGAAGTacttttcacattaaaaaaaaaaaaaagaatttatttcaaCACATAGCAGGGgtttccatgaagtcttctttTGTAATTTGTTTCAGCTCACTTTCTGGCACCCAGTtaattcttcctccccctctcctggGGCTGGAAAACATTACAGTTACTGAAATGCACAGGGAGTCTCTTTGGAGTCAGTCTCGAAATTCACTCCTAGTGAAAGAGACAAATATGAAATGATTTTCTGGCCAACTTCACAAAGATGATCATAGAAGTAGGACTGGAGGGGCCCTTGAAATTCATCGAgcccaacctctttattttacagatgaagaaacaaagatttGAGTcaattaagtgatgtgcccaaggtcacataggtaggaagtgtcagaggtgacGTGTATGGCACATCCTTTGACTCTGCAGAGTATATTTCTACTATATGATGAAGCATATTTCAAAAATATCCaaacatttccttcattttattcttgttttcttaAATTAAGAGTCTGAGAGATAGTAGTGCTGGAAGAGATGCCCCATTTATTATTGAAGCTAGATACTGCTATTCCAGATATCACATtgtttcatagaagaactttggagctggaagggatcttagacaaTTAATAGttcatctccctccttttacagctgTCAggccaaaaaacatttattaagctcttacgaTTTACCAGGTGTGGTGCtgatcactggggatacaaatacaaataaacaagaaatgcCTGTCCtgaatgagcttacattctaatgggggaagacaatccATAAATGAGACTGAAAaccagagaaaaggagaagacatCCATGTAGTGGACTAGTGGAGAATTCCAAGGAGTCTTGAGCAAAGCCCATAGAGGGGTGAAGGAGTGAGCATGGCTGCCTGGGCACTTCCTCAGAATGGAATTTCTGgatagaatatataatataaatatatatgtatataaatatacatatatatttagtaagatgtgtatatatagtaatatatgttgtatatagaacacacacacacacacacacacgcacacacatatatacataatcaaTAAGAATAGGAGTGGAGGGATCGTCCAGGGGGAGAAAGTTACTGGGGAATGGTAGAGACATCTGAATAGTTAGGAATAGATCCAAGAGAAGAGTAGAGGAgtggtaaggaaactgagttctgaGTATGGTCAGAAGAGGACTaggtttggagttagaggacctgagttggaattctggctctgccacttaaatCTCTTGGGTTTGGGGtaaattatttccttctctggcttctcttctcagttttcccatcttgaAAAAGTATAAGAATTGAACTTAATGTCCCTTAAAAGTACCTTCTATTTCTAAGtatgtgattctatgattctaggctCCAAATCGCAAGGAGTTGGGGTCGTGGTGATGGTGGTAGCGGAATAAGTATTATAACCCATATCTTCTGATTCCCAGTCCCATGCTCTCTATCAAACTGTATGCTATATGATAGCATTGAATACTCCAAAGAACACACTTAAAGCTTCTAATTTCCAGTAAATACATTTCTATGGGCAAAGGCCTTGATGATTATCTGCCTTACATGAATGTAAGATCTGGGTGTTATTGTTGTGCATTAAACTCCCAATAAAATCATAATATCATATATTCTGAGTATGGTTTTGAAGCTATTACTTTTCAGGACTGATCCTGAAATCCTCAAAAGAGACCAGAATGCCTAACAAATAGCTAGAAatgattgaaaagaaaattgtGAGCAAGGTAATGAGAGAGGGGACAATCAGTTTGATTTTTAGTGGGTCTCGAGACATGTTTACTTATTCCCATCCTCTCCTCCTTGCCCTCAAACCCTATCTTGGCTCAGTCACCTGTTATTCCACTCCCCTGGGTCCAAAATTGGTCCTGGGCAGTAAGATATTAAGTTATAggttaataaaatcatagatttgggaCCTGAAAAACACCTTAAAGTTCATTGAATACAACCCACTCAGCAGAGAGacaaaatgatttgctcaaggccaCATAGAATCTGtttggcagagctaggatttgtaCCCACATCCTTTGACACCAAATTCAGTGAGTTCTCTATTTCACCACACTGAGAACCCTCAGTCAGTAATTTCTTGATTCAGCATCTCGTCATTCTTGCTGATGGGTCCACTTTGACTTGGTGACCTAATCTTTCATATCCTTGTCAACTAGTcttctgctctagctccacaaATTCACTGTATACATGTCTACATGTCCATCATCTGGTCCTCCTGCAAGGTCTTTGAGTGGAGGTGGTCTATCAACACTATTTCTGATCAGATCATATAATATGTTTTGGGAATGGTTAGGGGAAATAGACATTCATGatcaatgtatttattttctggtTCCGGCTACAGAGGCACTGGGGTATAGTAGAAGCAGCCCTGGACCCATAGGTACCTGAGTTTGGATTTTGGTGCCcctacttactagctctgtggctATCTCTCTTATACTTggctttctcatccataaaatgaggataataaaacaCATACTatttacctcatagggttgttatggggAAAATGTTACAGAAACTTgagctattatttttaataagtaTACCATCTTTCAAAAAGTAACATCCTAAACCATGGACTCAGATGCCATCAACTCATATAACCTTCCTTGATGCTCTACTGCAAATGTGGGCCACAAGTCAAGTTTACTTGGATCAGATCTTGTACAATATAGAGCCAATCTGGCCACAGGGCATATGTCAACGTTGCATGCTGCCGCTTGCCATATTGTCCTGCCTAGAAAATGCTGACTCTTACAGTGAGTGTGGCCTAAAAGAGCTCACCCATGTGGAAGACACAAGCTTAGTCCTTAACCACTTTTCCCTTTGCTAAGCCTTATTCTCGAAGAGGCCACGAGTACAGCATATTAATTCAAACATTTCATAACCATGAAACCACTGAATATCTCAATATCCGAATGTGCATTCTCATTTGCCTACCCTGTGTTAACAGAGAAACATTTGGTTTTAAACAAGACTTTATTTGGGGGAAAAACTATATAGAATTACATGTGAAAATGTAATTATTGAAAAGATAAACCATATGTCATCTTCTTTGTGTTTACTTCCTGTTCGCTATGACTTTTCTGAAGAGTTCATTTGGAGGTGTTgagaatttctaattcttttgttACCAGCTGGATAAGTTGAGTATATCTTTCCTCACCAGTCATGTGTGTTCTTATTTTGAAGTAGCTCCTGCCAAAGTATCTAGAAGTCCCAGTGGTATaattttaatacaaaaaaaagaacttaagttGTTGACTCAGAAATCCTGAACCTGGATCTCCTCACCCACTTCCCCACCATGAAGGAGAGTTATCATGAAAGAGAAACTATCATAAACATACTGAGCCAGTGCTTGGgatgagggggaggaagaaaaagaactggAGGAGAAATAGGACCCTCATTATGGTGTTGgtgactcaaatgctgcttcctgatTTCTGAGTGGGTGCAATTTAGTACCAGGTACCCTTTCTACCCATCTACACATAACAACATGAACCCCAAGTGTAGATATCCATTAAAGGACATCCAAATCCATTGATGTtatttagatttagagctggaagttatATTAGAGTACATTTactccaattctctcattttatatatgagcaAACAGGCCAAAAGCGATGAAGTGACCTGTCTAAGGTCATATTGAAATTTAATAGGATAAATAAACCTGTGCACATGTAAAAACTGGTTCTGCTACTTTTCAAAGACAAAtttagactctgagctccttgacaacagggaatgtcttttgactttttttgtatctccagcactttgcacagcacttggaacatagtaggcccttaagaGCTaatgataatgtttttaaacaatgataaaataagataatcaattttattaaataatactATTTGACTAACTAAAATTCTCAGTCTGTCTTAGAACAATTTAATAGGTGTGCCATTTTAGAGAAGGCATCATagtgaaatgggaaaaatattatatttgGATTCAGAAtatctgggtttgagttctggcACTGCAATTTGCTATATGTGTaatcttggacaattcacttcactccaggggtctcagtttcctcacttgtaaaatgagagatataGTTTGACTAAATTTCTGAAGCCTTTTCTAGCTCTTAATTGATGAATTCTAGGATTGCTGATGTAGAGCTAGAACAGATCTTTGAGGTCAATTAGTCCACCACCgtaattttaccaatgaggaaactgaggtccaagaacaggaagtgaattacccaaggtcacaaaaggaaCAAGTGTCAAGTGTAGCACTTAATATTGCCCTTTGAGGCCaaaaagaacaagtctaattcttcCAGGTGAGGATCCTTCAAATAGTTGAAAGGTAACTATTTCTATAGGTTATCCCTAAGTAATCTCTTCTTCAGGTTTAACATCTCAGTTCCTTTCAATTTATTCTACTATA
The DNA window shown above is from Notamacropus eugenii isolate mMacEug1 chromosome 2, mMacEug1.pri_v2, whole genome shotgun sequence and carries:
- the LOC140524123 gene encoding trafficking protein particle complex subunit 6B-like; translated protein: MVTGIYKATNQGEVENERHITKPENTGFSVEQGLIESFTKDTERFKNVLDIMKFICKDFWTTVFKKQVDNLRIYHQGIHYLAFTCGLIRGDLSNLGIKSTVTDS